One Curtobacterium sp. MCLR17_032 genomic window carries:
- the rplU gene encoding 50S ribosomal protein L21 translates to MVYAVVRAGGRQEKVEVGSIITIDRIKADDNGNIDLAPVLLVDGDKITSAAAELANVTVTAEVLADLRGPKVVIQKFKNKTGYKKRQGFRADLTRVKVTKIA, encoded by the coding sequence GTGGTTTACGCAGTAGTGCGCGCCGGCGGCCGTCAGGAGAAGGTCGAGGTCGGCTCGATCATCACCATCGACCGCATCAAGGCCGACGACAATGGCAACATCGACCTCGCGCCGGTGCTCCTCGTGGACGGGGACAAGATCACCTCCGCCGCGGCCGAGCTCGCGAACGTGACGGTCACCGCCGAGGTCCTGGCCGACCTCCGCGGCCCGAAGGTCGTCATCCAGAAGTTCAAGAACAAGACCGGTTACAAGAAGCGCCAGGGCTTCCGCGCGGACCTCACGCGCGTCAAGGTCACCAAGATCGCATAG
- the proB gene encoding glutamate 5-kinase, with protein MAGPNTGASSDTVPGPSTVAERADIPRARRIVVKVGSSSVSGDNASQIGPLVDALVGAYRRGTEVVLVSSGAIATGFPFLGLEGRPEDLATQQAAAATGQAVLVFRYQKELDRHGVTAAQVLLTAGDLQNPTHRVNARRAMNRLLELRVLPIVNENDTVATHEIRFGDNDRLAALVARQVEADALVLLSDVEALYTKPPEQPGATRIDEVPFGDELAGVTFGSIGAAGVGTGGAGTKVAAARLAAEAGTSVLVTATALVERALGGEHVGTWFRAAPRT; from the coding sequence ATGGCCGGACCGAACACCGGGGCGAGCTCGGACACCGTGCCCGGACCGAGCACCGTCGCGGAGCGTGCGGACATCCCGCGCGCCCGCCGGATCGTCGTGAAGGTCGGTTCGTCCTCGGTCAGCGGTGACAACGCCTCGCAGATCGGTCCGCTCGTCGACGCCCTGGTCGGCGCCTACCGCCGGGGCACCGAGGTCGTCCTGGTCTCCTCCGGCGCCATCGCCACCGGGTTCCCGTTCCTGGGGCTCGAGGGGCGTCCGGAGGACCTCGCCACGCAGCAGGCCGCAGCAGCGACCGGGCAGGCGGTGCTGGTCTTCCGGTACCAGAAGGAACTCGACCGGCACGGGGTGACCGCGGCGCAGGTCCTGCTCACCGCGGGTGACCTGCAGAACCCCACGCACCGGGTGAACGCCCGACGGGCGATGAACCGGCTGCTCGAACTGCGGGTGCTGCCGATCGTGAACGAGAACGACACCGTGGCCACCCACGAGATCCGGTTCGGCGACAACGACCGGCTCGCGGCGCTCGTCGCCCGACAGGTCGAGGCAGACGCCCTGGTGCTGCTCTCCGACGTCGAGGCCCTGTACACGAAGCCGCCGGAGCAGCCCGGCGCCACCCGCATCGACGAGGTCCCCTTCGGCGACGAGCTCGCCGGGGTCACCTTCGGGTCGATCGGGGCAGCCGGGGTGGGCACCGGGGGAGCCGGTACCAAGGTCGCCGCGGCCCGCCTGGCGGCCGAGGCCGGCACGTCCGTCCTCGTCACGGCCACCGCGCTCGTCGAGCGCGCGCTCGGTGGCGAGCACGTCGGCACCTGGTTCCGGGCCGCACCACGCACCTGA
- a CDS encoding DUF4031 domain-containing protein, translating into MTVLIDPPAWPAHDTLWSHLVSDSSYDELHAFADRAGVPRRAFDHDHYDVPQDRYAELVASGASAVTGRELVLRLIASGLRVPQRDKRKPSRTER; encoded by the coding sequence ATGACCGTGCTGATCGATCCCCCGGCCTGGCCCGCGCACGACACGCTCTGGTCACACCTGGTCAGTGACTCATCCTACGACGAGCTGCACGCCTTCGCCGACCGGGCGGGTGTCCCGCGGCGTGCGTTCGACCACGACCACTACGACGTGCCGCAGGACCGCTACGCCGAACTGGTGGCCTCCGGCGCCTCGGCCGTGACCGGGCGGGAACTGGTGCTGCGCCTGATCGCCAGCGGACTGCGGGTGCCCCAGCGCGACAAGCGGAAGCCGTCCCGCACGGAGCGCTGA
- the rsfS gene encoding ribosome silencing factor, with translation MTASARALELTQIAAQAADSKQAEDLVALDVTRPLQLTDVFLLATGRNERNVLAIADEIEDRLLQAGAKPLRREGRSEGRWALIDFGDIVVHVFHEEERQYYSLERLWSDCPVIPLELPSDQAQAAEQSA, from the coding sequence GTGACCGCCTCCGCTCGCGCACTCGAACTGACGCAGATCGCCGCTCAAGCGGCGGACTCCAAGCAGGCCGAGGACCTCGTCGCCCTCGACGTCACCCGACCGCTCCAGCTCACCGACGTCTTCCTGCTCGCCACCGGCCGGAACGAGCGCAACGTGCTCGCCATCGCCGACGAGATCGAAGACCGTCTGCTCCAGGCGGGCGCCAAGCCGCTGCGTCGTGAAGGCCGGAGCGAGGGCCGCTGGGCGCTCATCGACTTCGGGGACATCGTCGTGCACGTCTTCCACGAGGAAGAGCGTCAGTACTACTCCCTCGAGCGTCTCTGGTCGGACTGCCCGGTCATCCCGCTCGAGCTGCCTTCCGACCAGGCGCAGGCTGCCGAACAGTCGGCCTGA
- the nadD gene encoding nicotinate-nucleotide adenylyltransferase produces MLESTGRPRIGVMGGTFDPIHHGHLVAASEVAKHFDLDEVVFVPTGQPYMKSGVTDAEHRYLMTVIATAANPMFTVSRVDIDRPGPTYTVDTLQDLHEQRPDAQLVFISGADAVQQIVDWKDHDGLWDLAHFVAVTRPGHQLSITGLPERDVSVLEVPALAISSTDCRDRVRSGSPVWYLVPDGVVQYISKHHLYRSVA; encoded by the coding sequence ATGCTCGAGAGCACGGGTCGGCCGCGCATCGGGGTGATGGGCGGGACGTTCGACCCGATCCACCACGGTCACCTCGTGGCAGCGTCCGAGGTCGCCAAGCACTTCGACCTCGACGAGGTCGTCTTCGTCCCGACCGGCCAGCCGTACATGAAGTCCGGCGTCACGGATGCCGAACACCGGTACCTGATGACCGTGATCGCGACCGCGGCGAACCCGATGTTCACGGTCAGCCGCGTCGACATCGACCGGCCCGGACCGACCTACACGGTGGACACCCTGCAGGACCTCCACGAGCAGCGGCCCGACGCCCAGCTCGTCTTCATCTCCGGGGCGGACGCCGTCCAGCAGATCGTCGACTGGAAGGACCACGACGGCCTCTGGGACCTCGCGCACTTCGTCGCCGTGACCCGGCCCGGCCACCAGCTGAGCATCACCGGACTCCCAGAACGGGACGTTAGTGTGCTCGAGGTCCCCGCGCTGGCGATCTCCTCGACCGACTGCCGCGACCGGGTACGGAGCGGGTCCCCCGTCTGGTACCTCGTGCCCGACGGTGTCGTCCAGTACATCTCGAAGCACCATCTGTATCGGAGCGTTGCATGA
- the obgE gene encoding GTPase ObgE: MATFVDRVTLHLSAGNGGNGCVSVRREKFKPLAGPDGGNGGDGGDIVLVSDPQVTTLLGYHRSPHRSSRNGQPGMGDHRSGVSGDTLELPVPVGTVVYDENGDVLADLTEPGIRVVVGPGGQGGLGNAALATTKRKAPGFALLGTHGWSGDVSLELKTIADIALVGYPSAGKSSLIAAISAAKPKIADYPFTTLTPNLGVVESGSTRFTVADVPGLIEGASEGKGLGLEFLRHVERCEALLHVIDCATLDNGRDPISDLDVILHELEQYPVPEGQVPLLERPQLIALNKIDVPDAAELAAFVTAEFESRGYRVFPISTASHKGLRELTFALADVVEKARTERAAEPAVERIVLRPKAVDEKPFTVRAEGGEEHRFYRVRGGKPERWVQQTDFTNEEAIGYLADRLAKLGVEDGLFKAGAVAGSTVVIGGEGGMIFDWEPTLTSTAELITSARGTDSRLDLNARPTRNERRSDYFERMDAKAAARAELEQERIAGLWADDDTAAQSVEQTTSERD; the protein is encoded by the coding sequence ATGGCGACGTTCGTCGACCGCGTGACGCTGCACCTCTCAGCAGGCAACGGCGGCAACGGCTGTGTGTCCGTCCGTCGCGAGAAGTTCAAGCCCCTTGCGGGCCCCGACGGCGGCAACGGCGGTGACGGCGGTGACATCGTCCTCGTCTCCGACCCGCAGGTCACCACGCTGCTCGGCTACCACCGCTCGCCGCACCGCTCCAGCCGCAACGGCCAGCCCGGCATGGGCGACCACCGCAGCGGGGTCAGTGGCGACACGCTCGAGCTGCCCGTCCCCGTCGGCACGGTCGTGTACGACGAGAACGGCGACGTGCTCGCGGACCTCACCGAGCCCGGCATCCGCGTCGTCGTCGGCCCCGGCGGCCAGGGCGGTCTCGGCAACGCCGCGCTCGCGACCACGAAGCGCAAGGCCCCCGGCTTCGCACTGCTCGGCACCCACGGCTGGAGCGGTGACGTCAGCCTCGAGCTGAAGACCATCGCCGACATCGCCCTGGTCGGGTACCCGAGTGCCGGCAAGTCCTCGCTGATCGCCGCGATCTCGGCCGCCAAGCCGAAGATCGCCGACTACCCGTTCACCACGCTGACCCCGAACCTCGGCGTCGTCGAGTCGGGCAGCACGCGCTTCACCGTCGCCGACGTCCCGGGTCTGATCGAGGGCGCGTCCGAGGGCAAGGGCCTCGGCCTCGAGTTCCTGCGTCACGTCGAGCGCTGCGAAGCCCTGCTGCACGTGATCGACTGCGCCACGCTCGACAACGGCCGTGACCCGATCAGCGACCTCGACGTGATCCTCCACGAGCTCGAGCAGTACCCGGTCCCCGAGGGTCAGGTCCCGCTGCTCGAGCGCCCGCAGCTCATCGCGCTCAACAAGATCGACGTGCCGGACGCCGCCGAGCTCGCCGCCTTCGTCACGGCGGAGTTCGAGTCCCGCGGCTACCGCGTGTTCCCGATCTCCACCGCGTCGCACAAGGGTCTGCGCGAGCTCACCTTCGCCCTGGCCGACGTCGTCGAGAAGGCCCGCACCGAGCGCGCCGCCGAGCCCGCGGTCGAGCGCATCGTGCTCCGTCCGAAGGCCGTCGACGAGAAGCCCTTCACGGTGCGTGCCGAGGGCGGCGAGGAGCACCGCTTCTACCGCGTCCGCGGCGGCAAGCCCGAGCGCTGGGTGCAGCAGACCGACTTCACCAACGAAGAGGCGATCGGCTACCTGGCCGACCGGCTCGCCAAGCTCGGGGTCGAGGACGGTCTGTTCAAGGCCGGAGCCGTCGCCGGGTCCACCGTGGTCATCGGTGGCGAGGGCGGCATGATCTTCGACTGGGAGCCGACCCTGACCTCCACCGCGGAACTCATCACGAGCGCCCGCGGGACGGACTCCCGACTCGACCTCAACGCCCGCCCCACGCGCAACGAGCGTCGTTCGGACTACTTCGAGCGGATGGACGCCAAGGCCGCAGCCCGTGCCGAGCTCGAGCAGGAGCGCATCGCCGGCCTGTGGGCAGACGACGACACCGCGGCCCAGTCGGTCGAGCAGACGACGTCCGAGCGCGACTGA
- a CDS encoding aldose 1-epimerase family protein, with product MSSAAPRSGTQTSIAAGGYTADIASVGATLRALRHDGRDLVTTFDADEVRPVFRGAVLAPWPNRVVDGRYTFDGVEQELALTEPKRSHALHGLVAWTDFAVLEQDADRVVLATTVQPQEGYPARVEVRVEYRLDADGLHTTITGTNTGDDRAPWGTGPHPYLVAGAGTVDDWTLTLPAAEVLEVTEDRLIPTELVPVHDEFDLRQPTAIGSRFIDHAFTGFDRDADGIAAITVAAADGHGVRVAFGTDCGWAQVHTADHVVPEYHRSGLAVEPMTCAPNAFNADAFAGDVDAGLVVLEPGAAHAATWTISAV from the coding sequence ATGAGCAGCGCTGCACCCCGGTCCGGAACCCAGACGTCCATCGCCGCCGGCGGGTACACCGCCGACATCGCGAGCGTCGGAGCCACCCTGCGGGCACTGCGGCACGACGGCCGAGACCTCGTCACCACGTTCGACGCCGACGAGGTCCGCCCGGTCTTCCGCGGGGCCGTCCTCGCACCGTGGCCGAACCGCGTCGTCGACGGCCGGTACACCTTCGACGGGGTCGAGCAGGAGCTGGCGCTGACCGAGCCGAAGCGGTCGCACGCCCTGCACGGGCTCGTGGCCTGGACCGACTTCGCCGTGCTCGAACAGGACGCCGACCGGGTCGTCCTCGCGACCACCGTGCAGCCGCAGGAGGGCTACCCCGCCCGTGTCGAAGTCCGGGTCGAGTACCGCCTGGACGCCGACGGCCTGCACACCACCATCACCGGCACCAACACCGGGGACGACCGTGCTCCGTGGGGGACCGGCCCGCACCCGTACCTGGTCGCCGGCGCCGGCACGGTCGACGACTGGACGCTGACGCTCCCTGCAGCCGAGGTGCTCGAGGTCACCGAGGACCGGCTCATCCCGACCGAGCTGGTGCCCGTGCACGACGAGTTCGACCTCCGCCAGCCGACGGCCATCGGCAGTCGCTTCATCGACCACGCCTTCACCGGCTTCGACCGCGACGCCGACGGCATCGCCGCCATCACCGTGGCCGCGGCCGACGGGCACGGCGTCCGGGTCGCCTTCGGCACCGACTGCGGGTGGGCCCAGGTGCACACCGCCGACCACGTCGTCCCCGAGTACCACCGCTCCGGACTGGCCGTCGAGCCGATGACGTGTGCCCCGAACGCCTTCAACGCCGACGCCTTCGCCGGTGACGTCGACGCCGGCCTCGTCGTGCTCGAGCCCGGCGCCGCACACGCCGCCACATGGACGATCTCGGCAGTCTGA
- a CDS encoding glutamate-5-semialdehyde dehydrogenase gives MSLTAPAQAHAATPLVDTLTAARAASTVLATTPTAGKDAALRAIALELRAGTAEIVTANHEDLVAGEDSGLSSGLIDRLRLDVDRVDALADAVEHVVGLTDPVGEHVRGSVLPNGLQLAQVRVPFGVVGAIYEARPNVTVDIAALALKSGNAVVLRGGSAAQRTNAVLVRRIQDAIASVGLPRELVQTIDPLGRAGATELMRARGLVDVLIPRGSASLIQTVVTESQVPVIETGAGVVHVFLDQSAPLERSVDIVLNSKVQRPSVCNALETLLVHERAAERLLPVLADRLRAAGVTLRGDDATRTIVPGVLRATEADWATESMDLDLSIRVVPDVDAAMAHIAQWSTHHTESIVTNDVDTAEHFLAGVDSAVVMVNASTRFTDGGEFGFGAEVGISTQKLHARGPMGLPELTSTKWLVRGQGHIRG, from the coding sequence ATGTCGCTCACCGCTCCCGCGCAGGCCCACGCGGCCACGCCCCTCGTCGACACGCTGACGGCCGCCCGGGCCGCCTCGACGGTGCTGGCGACCACGCCGACGGCCGGCAAGGACGCCGCCCTGCGGGCGATCGCACTCGAACTGCGTGCCGGCACGGCGGAGATCGTCACCGCGAACCACGAGGACCTGGTCGCGGGGGAGGACAGCGGGCTCAGCTCGGGTCTGATCGACCGGTTGCGGCTCGACGTCGACCGGGTGGACGCACTGGCGGACGCGGTCGAGCACGTGGTGGGGCTGACCGACCCGGTGGGGGAGCACGTCCGTGGCTCGGTGCTGCCGAACGGACTGCAGCTCGCGCAGGTCCGCGTGCCCTTCGGCGTCGTCGGGGCCATCTACGAGGCGCGCCCGAACGTCACGGTCGACATCGCGGCCCTGGCGCTGAAGTCCGGCAACGCGGTGGTCCTCCGAGGCGGGTCGGCAGCGCAGCGCACGAACGCGGTGCTCGTCCGTCGGATCCAGGACGCGATCGCCTCGGTGGGGCTCCCGCGGGAGCTCGTGCAGACGATCGACCCGCTCGGACGCGCCGGGGCGACCGAACTCATGCGTGCCCGCGGACTGGTCGACGTGCTCATCCCGCGGGGCAGTGCCTCGCTCATCCAGACCGTCGTCACCGAGTCGCAGGTCCCCGTCATCGAGACCGGTGCCGGCGTCGTGCACGTCTTCCTCGACCAGTCCGCACCCCTCGAGCGGTCCGTCGACATCGTCCTCAACAGCAAGGTGCAGCGACCGAGCGTGTGCAACGCCCTCGAGACGCTGCTGGTGCACGAGCGGGCGGCCGAGCGCCTCCTGCCGGTGCTGGCCGACCGTCTCCGCGCCGCCGGGGTGACCCTGCGGGGCGACGACGCCACCCGGACGATCGTGCCCGGGGTGCTGCGGGCCACCGAGGCCGACTGGGCGACCGAGTCGATGGACCTCGACCTGTCGATCCGCGTCGTCCCCGACGTCGACGCGGCGATGGCGCACATCGCGCAGTGGTCGACGCACCACACCGAGTCGATCGTCACGAACGACGTCGACACGGCCGAGCACTTCCTGGCCGGGGTGGACTCCGCCGTGGTGATGGTGAACGCTTCGACGCGGTTCACCGACGGCGGGGAGTTCGGGTTCGGCGCCGAGGTCGGCATCTCCACGCAGAAGCTGCACGCCCGGGGCCCGATGGGGCTGCCCGAACTCACGAGCACCAAGTGGCTCGTGCGCGGGCAGGGACACATCCGCGGCTAG
- a CDS encoding Rne/Rng family ribonuclease, with product MVEQNENQNQNTDDAPKRRTRLFGGRRARSGGLEAHDPSDTSTDAVETVASDEVDEVDEAPAAAAAVDAAEALDASDGADVSDTADVTDTAEADVEAASVETAASEAAPAVEVVVHTTSGASTAPEDVSTLTGDIPVVSDAAEQDTQAEAAPTDAVEGSDAATTTDGTDAPDAERASRPEDTTAPAPAEPFVPKATSTLSLIFHAPVLPELPARSEREHDRDRGDRYDRSDRPERSGRGSRSGRYDRSDRSDRYERDERDDRDDRDDRPARDDRVERSDRSDRWDDEDREEQGGSRRRTRRRGSSSDREQAEPRRREPELITEPQRIKGSTRLEAKKQRRRDGRDAGRRRQVVTEDEFLARRESVDRQMIVRSSSSTIEIGVLEDNVLAEHYVTKSQNVSLIGNVYLGKVQNVLPSMEAAFVDIGRGRNAVLYAGEVDWNSVDTSHGRRIEAALKPGDKVLVQVTKDPVGHKGARLTSQVSLPGRYLVYVPNGSMNGISRKLPDTERARLKKILKEVLPEHAGVIVRTAAEGATEDQLTRDVQRLTSQWEAIEKKVQSGQAPVMLHSEPDLLVKIVRDVFNEDFTKLIIDGESARQTIDEYLSAVAPDLKDRVELYQGPDSFEEHRINEQIEKALDRKVWLPSGGSLVIDRTEAMTVVDVNTGKFVGSGGNLEETVTKNNLEAAEELVRQLRLRDIGGIIVVDFIDMVLEENRDLVLRRLMECLSRDRTKHQVAEVTSLGLVQMTRKKIGVGLRESLDEVNAKVNDNNADPGPTKGRRKPRGGNGNGNGNGTAPAAEPKASQAHQITDDVKHALSRIAASTIPHEESDVPVTGIAGAASPVSPVTPTSPVAPAAEAPSESTGGSKRRRRRGSRAGDAQQASTDAQQAPADAQQASGDSQQAPQAPDAPETQHAPLETPAPEVVLPATTTGVHTRSTRSESAPAESSSAQRSAAAAEQPAAAPKERPAGRRRVSSSAPVTPADTTVAILDIPVGVAKREPRRVSEEAAESLLDSVLQALPEPKQPGQGRARSRRVSSGSISAPANPTATEGDGTVILGQ from the coding sequence ATGGTGGAGCAGAACGAGAACCAGAACCAGAACACCGACGACGCGCCGAAGCGCCGAACCCGCCTGTTCGGCGGCCGTCGCGCCCGGTCCGGCGGCCTGGAGGCCCATGACCCGTCCGACACGTCGACCGACGCCGTCGAGACGGTCGCCTCGGACGAGGTCGACGAGGTCGATGAGGCGCCCGCAGCGGCAGCCGCGGTCGACGCCGCCGAGGCGCTCGACGCCTCCGACGGTGCCGACGTGTCGGACACCGCGGACGTCACCGACACGGCCGAGGCCGACGTCGAGGCGGCTTCGGTCGAGACAGCTGCGTCCGAGGCGGCCCCGGCCGTCGAGGTCGTCGTCCACACGACCTCGGGCGCGAGCACCGCGCCGGAGGACGTCAGCACCCTGACGGGCGACATCCCGGTCGTCAGCGACGCCGCCGAGCAGGACACCCAGGCTGAGGCGGCACCGACCGACGCCGTCGAGGGCTCCGACGCGGCCACGACGACGGACGGAACCGACGCGCCGGACGCGGAACGGGCCTCCCGTCCCGAGGACACGACCGCGCCGGCACCTGCCGAGCCGTTCGTCCCGAAGGCGACGAGCACGCTCAGCCTGATCTTCCACGCCCCGGTGCTGCCGGAGCTGCCGGCCCGTTCCGAGCGCGAGCACGACCGTGACCGCGGCGACCGGTACGACCGTTCCGACCGCCCCGAGCGTTCCGGACGCGGCTCCCGCTCCGGCCGGTACGACCGTTCGGACCGTTCGGACCGGTACGAGCGTGACGAGCGTGACGACCGCGACGACCGCGACGACCGACCGGCGCGCGACGACCGCGTCGAGCGTTCGGACCGTTCGGACCGCTGGGACGACGAGGACCGCGAGGAGCAGGGTGGCAGCCGCCGCCGGACCCGCCGCCGGGGGAGCAGCAGCGACCGCGAGCAGGCCGAACCGCGCCGCCGCGAGCCCGAGCTGATCACCGAGCCGCAGCGCATCAAGGGCTCCACGCGCCTCGAGGCGAAGAAGCAGCGCCGCCGTGACGGCCGTGACGCCGGACGCCGTCGCCAGGTCGTGACCGAGGACGAGTTCCTCGCACGCCGCGAGAGCGTCGACCGCCAGATGATCGTCCGGTCGAGCTCCTCGACCATCGAGATCGGCGTGCTCGAGGACAACGTCCTCGCCGAGCACTACGTCACCAAGTCGCAGAACGTGTCGCTGATCGGCAACGTCTACCTCGGCAAGGTGCAGAACGTCCTGCCGTCGATGGAGGCCGCCTTCGTCGACATCGGCCGCGGTCGCAACGCCGTCCTCTACGCCGGCGAGGTCGACTGGAACTCCGTCGACACCAGCCACGGCCGTCGCATCGAAGCCGCGCTCAAGCCGGGCGACAAGGTCCTCGTGCAGGTCACGAAGGACCCGGTCGGCCACAAGGGTGCGCGCCTGACCAGCCAGGTGTCCCTGCCGGGCCGCTACCTGGTCTACGTGCCGAACGGCTCGATGAACGGGATCTCCCGCAAGCTGCCGGACACCGAGCGTGCCCGTCTCAAGAAGATCCTCAAGGAGGTCCTCCCCGAGCACGCCGGCGTCATCGTGCGCACCGCGGCCGAGGGCGCCACCGAGGACCAGCTGACGCGCGACGTGCAGCGCCTCACCAGCCAGTGGGAGGCCATCGAGAAGAAGGTCCAGAGCGGCCAGGCCCCGGTCATGCTGCACTCGGAGCCCGACCTGCTCGTGAAGATCGTCCGTGACGTCTTCAACGAGGACTTCACCAAGCTCATCATCGACGGCGAGTCCGCCCGCCAGACGATCGACGAGTACCTGTCGGCCGTCGCGCCGGACCTCAAGGACCGCGTCGAGCTCTACCAGGGCCCCGACTCGTTCGAGGAGCACCGGATCAACGAGCAGATCGAGAAGGCGCTCGACCGCAAGGTCTGGCTGCCCTCCGGTGGTTCGCTCGTGATCGACCGCACCGAGGCCATGACGGTCGTCGACGTGAACACCGGCAAGTTCGTCGGCTCCGGGGGCAACCTCGAGGAGACGGTCACGAAGAACAACCTCGAGGCCGCCGAGGAGCTCGTCCGTCAGCTGCGTCTGCGCGACATCGGCGGCATCATCGTCGTCGACTTCATCGACATGGTGCTCGAGGAGAACCGGGACCTCGTGCTCCGTCGTCTCATGGAGTGCCTGAGCCGCGACCGGACCAAGCACCAGGTGGCCGAGGTCACCTCGCTCGGTCTCGTCCAGATGACCCGCAAGAAGATCGGTGTCGGTCTGCGCGAGTCGCTCGACGAGGTCAACGCCAAGGTCAACGACAACAACGCCGACCCGGGCCCGACCAAGGGCCGTCGCAAGCCCCGCGGCGGGAACGGCAACGGCAACGGGAACGGCACTGCCCCCGCGGCCGAGCCGAAGGCGTCGCAGGCGCACCAGATCACGGACGACGTGAAGCACGCGCTGTCCCGGATCGCCGCGTCGACGATCCCGCACGAGGAGTCCGACGTGCCGGTCACCGGCATCGCCGGTGCTGCGTCGCCGGTGTCGCCGGTCACGCCCACGTCGCCGGTCGCCCCCGCGGCCGAGGCGCCGAGCGAGTCGACCGGTGGCTCGAAGCGTCGACGTCGTCGTGGCAGCCGTGCCGGTGATGCCCAGCAGGCGAGCACGGATGCGCAGCAGGCGCCCGCCGATGCGCAGCAGGCCTCGGGCGACAGCCAGCAGGCGCCGCAGGCCCCGGACGCCCCGGAGACGCAGCACGCGCCGCTCGAGACGCCCGCTCCGGAGGTCGTGCTCCCCGCGACGACGACGGGTGTCCACACGCGGTCCACGCGATCCGAGTCCGCACCGGCGGAGTCCTCGTCGGCGCAGCGGTCCGCTGCCGCCGCCGAGCAGCCGGCTGCCGCACCCAAGGAGCGCCCCGCCGGTCGCCGTCGGGTCAGCTCGTCGGCCCCGGTCACGCCGGCCGACACGACGGTCGCCATCCTCGACATCCCGGTGGGGGTCGCCAAGCGCGAACCGCGTCGGGTGAGCGAGGAGGCTGCGGAGTCGCTCCTGGACTCGGTGCTGCAGGCACTGCCGGAGCCGAAGCAGCCCGGTCAGGGTCGTGCGCGGTCGCGTCGCGTCTCGTCGGGCAGCATCAGTGCCCCCGCGAACCCGACGGCCACCGAGGGCGACGGCACCGTCATCCTCGGGCAGTGA
- the rpmA gene encoding 50S ribosomal protein L27, whose product MAHKKGASSTRNGRDSNAQRLGVKRFGGEVVNAGEIIIRQRGTHFHPGANVGRGGDDTLFALSAGAVEFGTKGGRKVINIVNA is encoded by the coding sequence ATGGCACACAAGAAGGGTGCGAGTTCCACTCGCAACGGTCGCGACTCGAACGCTCAGCGCCTCGGCGTGAAGCGCTTCGGTGGCGAGGTCGTCAACGCCGGTGAGATCATCATCCGCCAGCGCGGCACGCACTTCCACCCGGGCGCCAACGTCGGCCGCGGTGGCGACGACACGCTGTTCGCCCTCTCGGCCGGTGCGGTCGAGTTCGGCACCAAGGGTGGCCGCAAGGTCATCAACATCGTCAACGCGTAG